The genomic region AGCACCACGAAAGGGAAAGCGCCGCCGTCGTTCATGCCCGCCTCGGAGGTCAAGGTAAAACGCAGCTGGTCTCGATCGCTGGCATGCCGTATCTGCACGTCGGTCGCCAGCACCGGATCGGTGGGGGAAAGGATCGCACCCAGCAACACGCCTGCGCCCAATGGCATACCCAGCACATAGTAGGCAAAGGCCGCGATCATCGCGACGGTCACCGCCATGGAAACCGTCGCCAGCAGCAGCGGTGCACGCCAGCGCGCAAAACTGAACGGCAGCGGCATTTTGACGCCGGCGGAAAACAGCGAAATCAATACCGCGACTTCGGTCAGCACTTCCAGCAAAGCCGCTTCCTTGAGCGGGTTGAAGTGAAACAGATTGAGCATGGTCGGCCCGACCAGCAACCCCACCGCCAGATAAATGATGGCAGAAGTAACCGGCAGGCGTTTAAGGACGGAGGACGTGAGCCCCATCACCAGCAGCAATCCACCTACCAATACGAACCAGAAGGCGTTAGCCATCGATGGAATTCAGCAACAGGAAAAACAGCATAATCGAGGACACAAGCGGTTAGAAACGAGGATGCTCATCTTACCCCAACCCCCTGATGCGTAAAAGCGCAAACACGGCGCCGTAACCTGCTAGTAACAGATTGTTACATGCATAAGGAAAATAGAAACAATTATGAAACCACCCGGTTCAGATGAGCGAATACACGATTGAATCGGCTCCATTATTTTCAAATAGCTATCGACGGAATAAAGATAAATCGTCAGAATATCGTTACGAGACAATCGCTCGGCAAAGGGATAAAAAAAACGTGGCCGCGAAGCGGTCGGACACCCAGCCTGATTATGCTTATTCCCTACTAAATATCCAGCATGATGAATTTACTAACGATTCTGGCAAGTTTCGGGTTAGTCATTGTGGCATTTCACGCCCTGATTCACTGGAGCCTGCGTGCGCCCAGAGTGGTGGAGCAATCCACGCCGGAAGCGATGGGATTGGCATATTCAGAAACGCAAATTTTAACCACCAACGACAAACAGCTTTACGCCTGGTTTATTCCGGCGCCAGGGCCGGAACTCGCACCAGCACTGGTTGTATTGCATGGATGGGGAGGCAATGCAGAGACGATGCTTCCCCTTGCCGCACCACTGCACCGTGCCGGCTACGCACTGCTGTTCTTCGATGCCCGCAGCCATGGCCGTAGCGACATAGACACCTTCTCGTCCATGCCCCGCTTCGCCGAGGATCTCGACCATGCATTAAACCAGCTTAAATTGCTGCCGGGAGTGGATGCTAAACGGATAGGCGTGGTCGGTCATTCCGTAGGGGCAGCCGCAGCCCTGCTTGCCGCTTCGCGCCGGGATGATCTGGCGGCCGTGGTCAGCATTGCCGCTTTTACACACCCTGAGACTGTCATGCGCCGCCTGCTTGCAGCCTGGCACGTGCCATACATCCCTATCGGCTGGTATATCCTGCATTACGTTCAGCACGTGATCGGCTACAAATTCGACGACATCGCACCACTCAACACCATCGGGCGCATCCACTGTCCAGTCTTGCTGATTCATGGCACCGAGGATACGACTGTCCCCGTGTCAGAAGCACAAGCGTTATATAGCAGGCGTTACAGCGAGGCGGACAAATTGCTTTTGGTGTCAGGCAGCCATGACAGTTACGAAGATTTGGATCAACAGATTGGTGACATGATCGATTTTCTCAACGATGCCATGAATGTTTAAATGACCTTCTATTAATTTTTATTAGCGCGCCAGACTATGCCTTTTTAACAAACTCCGATTTCAACTGCATTGCACCAATGCCGTCAATTTTACAGTCGATATCATGATCGCCATCGACGAGACGGATGCTTTTCACCTTGGTACCCACCTTCACCACCGATGACGAACCCTTGACCTTCAGATCTTTGATCACCGTAACCGCATCGCCGTCCTGCAGTACCGTGCCATAAGCATCTTTCACCACGCGCTGCTCATCGCCACTCTCGGCTACCGCATCCTTCGACCACTCATGCGCGCATTCCGGGCAAACATACATATTGCCGTCTTCGTAAGTGTATTCGGAATTGCATTTTGGGCATTTCGGCAAGTTATTCATGGAAATCCTTTATTCGATTCATTAAAAGACATTAAAGTCAGAATCTATAATTATGCATCATTGCCAAACCAAGCTGCTGATTAACAGCATCATCCAAACACAGCAATGCTATCTGACGCGAGTATGGACGCGGTACCGACACAAAAATTTCCGAGCGAAATGATTCCTGTCGCCATTAAGCGAAAGAAAATGTCTTTGTTTAACAATCACTTGCTCGTCAAGTCGGTTTTTGTGTCGCTTGCAAACGACAAAATAGAGACTATCCAGAGCACAGAATTAATAGCAAGCCATTGAAAATAAAAGAATATAACGTGCTGGCACAGCCATTGCTATACAAAGATTAGCTTCGAAACGAAAGCTTTTTTATTTAACCCGTATAAAAATGGAGTATTCAAAATGACACAACATGCCAAACCGATGCGTACTAAAATATTAACCGCCATCATGGCTAGTGTAGTCAGCGTCGGCTTCGTCACCGCCGCCACCGCTGCAAGACTCGGTATCGACACCAACACCAATATCGGCGCAGGCACCAGCGTCGAAGCCCCCATAAATGATAGAGCTGGCGTGAGCGCCGATACGCACATGAGCACCTCCGGCAGCGCCAACAACGACGCTCAATGGGGCAGCGGCGCTTCCCGCGGCGCCGATCGTGCCGCTGATCGCCAGGACTTGAAGAGCGATACGCACATGTCAGCGACAATGCGACATCACAAAGGCAAGGAGTAAGTGCTAAATTTGCGGCAGGTTGGTTTAACGCCGCATAACGTCCGGGAAGCAGTGCCAGATATTGAATCTGGCACTGCTTTTTTTATTCATTGCATCCCTCTCAAGGCACTATGATAAAGTGAGGCGCGCAGGGAAATTCCATCGCGCGCTACAGGCATTGGCGAATTCAGTAGCAATGCCGGAAGGTCAAGATCGATCCCGATTCTCTCTTTTTCATACTTAAGGAAGCCGAGCAGATGACAATCACTGTTGAAATTCTGGGGAAAGCAGTTCAGATCGAATTAAGCGATGCGGCGGAAAAGACATTAAATCAACTGGAGAAACCGCTGCTAGTCGAGATGGAGCTGCTCTTTAGCTGCCTGATCCGCAAGACAGTACGGTTTCCACAGGACGCCGACCCGGATAGCTTTGTGTCCGCCACACCGCAATTGAAAGTAAGATTTCGCCCGGCCATGACCAAATTCTGCCGTATAAGCGACTTGGGCGACGAGACCCCGCCACTGGAAGATTTTCCTATCAAAAAACCATCGGCTTTCGTCCCCAAACAGCTATTTATCGACTTCAGGCATGGCCAGTGGCATGGCGAATTCCAGCATCACTAAATTCGCGCTTGCGCGTAACTCCGCGCCTTTAATGCTTTTCTCCCCTTCTGCATCGCTTCGTCCGGGCCGTTCAGGCGGGAGGGGTAGGCGAGCACTGTTCGAGTTCCGCAGCAGCTTGCGGGGTGTGCAAGCTGTCAGGGCGAGTTGCGCAGCCCCCGCCTGAACGGTTCGGACGAAGGCACCCCGAAGGGGCGAGGCTGCAGGGTGCCGTTCTCTTTGGTTACTTTCTCTTGGGCAATCAAGAGAAAGTTACTTGCCGCCAGGCAACCCCCGGCCTGACAGGGCTACGATCTGCTACATAGCTAGACCAAACCCTAAGTTCTTCTTAATCCATAATCATGGTGGGCCATCACAACTATCATCACTAGAGACCGAGTAACTCGATCTAACATGACTAGCGATCTGCCACAGAACTAGACCATATCTTGTACTACAAACGACTATCTCGATTCCAAATTTACTATATATATTTGAGCAATTCTTTGTACCAATTTGGCGCATGAATAATTCTTGCGATATGTTTTTTCCCTGCAAGAATTTCTGCTTTAGTTAATCGTGATAAATCTTCCCAATTATCACCTAATATATATATTGCGTTATTAACCCGCTGAGATTCCAAAATAAAAATATTTTTCGCTGTAAATCCAAATATGACATAGCCTTGATAACCACCTTGCCCAATAGCTCTAAAATCAGGGTCTAATGCGGAAATTTTCTCAAACCGATTTAGTGCTGCTAAAAAAGTTTTAGGAGGTTGACGCGATTGATTATCAACAATCACCTTTTTTAATACTTCCCATGGCAAATTACCGGGAGGTAATAATTTCCAATTAAGCCGTTTCGTAACAGATATTTTTTGAATATCCTGATCAGGCAGATATATATTACATACGCCAAACAACTCTAAAAAAATATTTATGGCATGCTTAATTTCTTCGAATTGATTTACTGTAAACTTAAATGTCTTTACTAATAATGAAATATGTCCATCTTGACTTTGAGAAACCAATATTTCGAGCCCTGGTGGTAAAATAATTTCACGAGGATATTTTAGGTATGGTATCCACACGAAGCTAGTAACAACCTCCGTTTGATCCTTACCACGCCACTGATGCCTCGTAAATTCCATATCACGATAATGAGTCTCTTTCGGTTGGTTTCGTTGAGGAATTTCTTTCCCTAATGTATTAAATCGGGTTATAGGGCCTACAATCGACGGAAGAATAACTTCACCTGTTACAAGCGGCCATGAAAGCCCCATCCGCTTTACTTGATCTGATGTTATTTGATTTTCAAGAACACCAATAACGATATCTTGTTCTTGAAACTCTTGCGGTAAATAACCAGCAATATTCAAAACTCGTTTTTGTTGAATGGTAATCATTGTTTGTGACTTTCTATAGAATACGATTAAAAGTTGTACCCATCTAAGTCACATGAGAGACCATAAACGCATGCACTCACACAACTTCAAAACCAAACCCAACATAACACCCACCTAAATAAAAAGGCGCATCGTAAATGCGCCTTTTTATTAACTTCCCCTCAATCCCAACTCAACGCCCCACCCGTCTGATACTCCGTCACCCGAGTCTCAAAGAAATTCTTCTCTTTCTTCAAATCAATCATCTCGGACATCCACGGGAACGGATTGGTCGCATTGGAGAACAGCTCATCCAGGCCGATCTGCTGGCAACGG from Sulfuriferula sp. AH1 harbors:
- a CDS encoding zinc ribbon domain-containing protein YjdM is translated as MNNLPKCPKCNSEYTYEDGNMYVCPECAHEWSKDAVAESGDEQRVVKDAYGTVLQDGDAVTVIKDLKVKGSSSVVKVGTKVKSIRLVDGDHDIDCKIDGIGAMQLKSEFVKKA
- a CDS encoding alpha/beta hydrolase yields the protein MMNLLTILASFGLVIVAFHALIHWSLRAPRVVEQSTPEAMGLAYSETQILTTNDKQLYAWFIPAPGPELAPALVVLHGWGGNAETMLPLAAPLHRAGYALLFFDARSHGRSDIDTFSSMPRFAEDLDHALNQLKLLPGVDAKRIGVVGHSVGAAAALLAASRRDDLAAVVSIAAFTHPETVMRRLLAAWHVPYIPIGWYILHYVQHVIGYKFDDIAPLNTIGRIHCPVLLIHGTEDTTVPVSEAQALYSRRYSEADKLLLVSGSHDSYEDLDQQIGDMIDFLNDAMNV